In Terriglobia bacterium, the genomic stretch CTTCCACCCGCACGTTACAATGTCTTTCGTGCCTGCGCTCGACAACAAAGCCGTCGCCAACATTCTTAGCGAAACCGCCGACCTGATGGAGATCGCCGGCGAAGACTCCTTCCGCATACGCTCGTATCAGCGGGCCGCCGAAGCCATTGAGTCGCTGGACCAGCAACTCTCGGAAATCTACAAAGACCAGAAGGCGCTGTTGGAAATCCCCGGCATCGGCAAGAGCATGGCCGGGCACATCCAGGAGATTTTCGGCAAAGGCAAGCTGCCGCACCATGAAGAGCTGCTGAAGAAATACAAGCCCTCGATTTTGGAGCTGCTCAAAATCCAGGGACTGGGGCCCAAGACCATCGCGCTGATCTGGGACGCGTTCAAAGTCTGCGATCCTGAGGGCGTGGCCAAACTGGCGCGTGAAGGCAAGCTGCGCGAGCTTCCCCGGCAGAGCGAAAAAACCGAACAGAAAATTCTCAAGGCCATTGAGAGTTATCGCCAGATGACCGGGCGCTTCCTTCTGGACGTGGCCGCTGAAACCGCGCAGAAGATGATTGACCTGATCAAAGACCTGCCCGGCGTGGACAAAGTCACTCCGGCCGGATCGTTGCGTCGCGGCAAAGAGACCGTGGGCGACCTGGACATGCTGGTCACGGGCAAGTGCGCGACTAATGAGAAGCAGCGCGACAAAGTGATCGAACAGATCGTGGATTTTCCCGGCATCCATGAAGTGCTGGCCAAGGGCGAAAACAAAGTCAGCTTCAAGCTGCGCAGCGGATTGCAAGTGGACGTCCGCATTCTTGCGCCGGAATCCTTTGGCGCGGCGCTGCTGTACTTTACCGGCTCCAAAAGCCACAACGTGAGCCTGCGCCAGCGCGCACTCAAACAGGGCTTGACGCTGAACGAATACGGCCTGGCGCGCGTCGAAGACGACAAGCGCGTGGCCAGCAAGACGGAAGCAGACATCTACAAGAAGCTGGGCCTGGACTATATCCCGCCGGAGCTGCGCGAAAACAGCGGCGAAATTGAAGCCGCGGAAGCCCACGCGCTGCCGGAGCTGATCGAGCAGGCTGATATTCAGGGCGACGTCCACATGCACACCGTGGAGACCGACGGCAAGAGCACCATTGAGGAGATGGCGCTGGCGGCGCGCGACCGCGGCTACAAATACATGGCCATCACCGACCATTCCAAGAACCTGGCCTTCGCCAA encodes the following:
- the polX gene encoding DNA polymerase/3'-5' exonuclease PolX, whose translation is MSFVPALDNKAVANILSETADLMEIAGEDSFRIRSYQRAAEAIESLDQQLSEIYKDQKALLEIPGIGKSMAGHIQEIFGKGKLPHHEELLKKYKPSILELLKIQGLGPKTIALIWDAFKVCDPEGVAKLAREGKLRELPRQSEKTEQKILKAIESYRQMTGRFLLDVAAETAQKMIDLIKDLPGVDKVTPAGSLRRGKETVGDLDMLVTGKCATNEKQRDKVIEQIVDFPGIHEVLAKGENKVSFKLRSGLQVDVRILAPESFGAALLYFTGSKSHNVSLRQRALKQGLTLNEYGLARVEDDKRVASKTEADIYKKLGLDYIPPELRENSGEIEAAEAHALPELIEQADIQGDVHMHTVETDGKSTIEEMALAARDRGYKYMAITDHSKNLAFANGLDDKRAEEHIKRIHKAAKTIEGITMFAGIEVDILADGELDLSDSVLEQMDLVIASVHSHFNQDSAHMTDRLLRAIANPNTSIIGHPTGRQLLRREPYIFDLDKVFTAAAKANVAMEQNAYPERLDLSDQHLRMAKARGVKLVINTDSHHTSHLEKMRYGILQLRRAWLSKDDVLNTLPAAKFAKIMKRGKPVLTKV